Proteins encoded by one window of Propionispora hippei DSM 15287:
- a CDS encoding transposase, producing RSQTIERSFADAKQLHGLRYCRFRGREHVQEQALLTAACQNMKKIANHLARLA from the coding sequence AGAGAAGTCAAACCATTGAGCGGAGTTTTGCAGACGCTAAGCAACTGCACGGACTTCGCTATTGCCGGTTTAGGGGTAGAGAGCATGTACAAGAGCAGGCGTTACTAACGGCTGCTTGTCAAAACATGAAAAAGATTGCCAATCACCTCGCCAGACTGGCGTAG